Below is a window of Trichosurus vulpecula isolate mTriVul1 chromosome 4, mTriVul1.pri, whole genome shotgun sequence DNA.
aagaaataaaaagatatgTTCCAATATTTGGTCACAAAATGCTACTTTTTTTAGAACAAACATAAAGAAACAACCTGAATAGAAgagaaatttaacattttaacacTAGAAGATGGTTTTAAGTGTTACATGAAAACTATTTGGAATATTCAGGAAGGTATATGTTGGTGCTCATATTTTCCAGTGTAAATAACCAGTTACTGTCTAAAATTTTCCAATGATGGTATATGCTTGTGTGTATAAGTACATAGATGTTTATATACATTCACATGAAAGCATATACATGGCAGTTGCCAAGTTACCAATAAGCTATATTAACATGGATATAATTAAGTGTAAATTATGTACATACTTATTCACAGTTGTGTTTAACTCCAAagatgaatatattaaaataataaagataaaatacatgAAAACAAAACTGTTCCATTTTACAGTTTTGTCATATtttaactgaacaacagcaaacagTTAAGTATGCAGACAGAACACCTACATTTTGAAAGGGTCATGGGATTTGTGCCAGAAGGGACagattttgcatttttatttttagatacaaaagaaaacaagtattATAGGGAACACACTCACTTTCTGTTCAGGACCAGAGTAATACTTTAATACACAGGAGtagtttactttttatatatgaacACTGTACCACGTTTTTACACAAAGATGTAGTTTAGCTAAAATTGCATTGGCAGTGACAAATCTTCAAGATACACCAGCTGAGCTTCACAAAAGATTTCTGAgccttgaaaagaaaatttggcgTTCCACTTACAAATCAACTCTAGATACTATTTAACCCAAACAGGAACCCAAATACTGCACGTTGAAAATTGAATGTGGGCAATGTAACCCTGCTCTCCTCTCCTGCTTGGGTCTTTTGAAGGCTCACAGCCTATTCCCAGTCTCATTTGCATTCTTTGGGGAGTAGTATagttgagagacagacagagagagagagagagagagagagagagagagagagagagagagagagagagagagagagagagagagagagagagagagagagagagagcagtgtctCTGACATAGGAGTTAGGCACTTCTAAGCTCTCCCAAGGAAGTCACAAACACGTTTAATTACAGAACAGTTGCTCATCTATGTTGGTAGAACTAAAAGTTCCCCATAATAACAAAAGCAGTGGGGAGGGGATTCCAAGAGAacataagaaaaagagacaaagcaGAACCTTACTTTGCCACCAGACTTTTGAAAAGTCAGTGTGTGGCTGAGATGTCAGATTTTGACATCTTTCCATAATACCCAGTCTTCTACCCACTGGAAAATGGTGTTGAGTCTGGCTTGAGAAGATTTAAGTTTCATTGGGTCAAAGATTTAgcgatggaagggaccttacatcttgtccaactacctcattttttGGACAAGAGACCAGATGCCCAGAAAGGTCAAATGATTTTCCAGGGCCATGCAGCTAGCAGGTGACTAAAGAAGGATCAGAACCCAAGGTCTTTTAAACACCAAGTCCAGTATTCTCTCAAGTTTGTTTCCATTTGTTGTAGAAGGAATGAAGAATTTTGTTCAGAGGTTCAGAAAGGCTGTTCACATCAATCAACATGTTGCATGTTTTTATCGGAGATGGGAAAACTGCCAATGTTCAATAAAGATGCAGAGTACTATCCAAGGATGTAAACCCTTGCCATTTTTTTTACTGTGCTCATATGATCACTCCAGCATCATGATTCAAGCCTATCACTCGACCTCAAAACACGCAACGGACTTTTTAGCAGATAAGCTTAAGTTATCTGATGTCCGATAGGAAAGAGagctcatttttgttgtttgagATCTGAAACTGGGTGGTATGTATTTCAGgagctgaagaaaatattttttaaacttctttcccAAAAAGCCATAAAAGAGGGGATTCAAGCAGTTGTTGAAATATGCTATGCAGATGGTTATGGGCATTGCTGTATCCACGATATCTATGGTTTTGCAGTCCTTTATGATGCCCAGCTGAATCAGGACATCCAGAAATGTGAATATTTGGTGTGGaatccaggaaaagaaaaagaagaggactaTTGCCATAATGATTCTGAAAATGTCATCATTTCTGGGCCTGTTTTTCTGAATCTCATAAGCTTTTTTCAGAGTCTTCCAAATCAGAGTATAGCTCGTCAGAATCACCAGAAAAGGAATCAAGAAGCCCAAAATGTTTTTGCTTAGGCCCAGCCCCACCAGGAGGGTGGAGTTGTGGGTTTTGTAATAAAAAGCACAGACTGTGATATTTGTGTTCTCAATGAAAAAAACATTGCGATGAATTACAACAGGCAGGCTGGCCAAGCCAGCAAGCAGCCAAATCACGATGCATGTCACTTTGGCCATGAGCATGGTGCGCCGAAGGCGGGACTTCATTGGATGTACGATAGCCAGGTAGCGGTCGATACTCAGGGAGGTGAGAAGAAATACACTGGCATAGAGATTAAAACTGATGCCGGCAGACGCAATCTTACACAAGCAGTTTCCAAAAGGCCAGCGGTATTCCATGGCAGTGTAGACAGCCCAGAGGGGCAAAGTCATTAAGAAGCACAAGTCCGCCAGAGCCAAATTCATTAGGAAAACACTAGCTACCGTCTTCAGTTTCATGTAGAAGTAAATGACAATCACCACCAAGCTATTGCCAAAGATTCCCACAACAAAGATAATGCTGTATAAAGTGGGAACCATAATGAATATATAGCTATGTCTTCCTGATTTGGGGCAGTCATCTTGGATTCTTTTAATAGTCTCTTGGGTGGAAGAATTTAGATTCATTTTGATCTTCTGGGTGGGAGATCAGCTTCAGGTGCTATGCCAGATTCATCttgagaaacagaagagaaaaagaaattaatgactaacatttcatttttacttaAAGTTTTAATATTATTGCCCCCCCCCGTTTTTCAGATGTGGAATCTGAGGCAAGGATGAGTTAAGTGAACTGTCCATAGTTACCAGAAGAATGATTTGAGCTCACATCTCCCCTGACTGAAGACCAACATTCTTTTCTCTATATACACCACAGTGCCTCCTGATTGCTAAGAGGCAACATAGTTTAGTGAATTCAGTGCTGGCCTTAGGATCATGGGTTCacatctcttctctgacactcaccagttgtgtgacccaggggcAAATCACTTGAGCTCTATGTACCTGAGGCAATTCCCTATGGCTTGTCTACTAACTCACATTTCCAGCTCATTCTTAATCCCAATACTAAGAAAATTCACAAACCAAATCTGCATCATATGAGTGGAAATTATGAGTTGCTATAGTTTTTTACATAAATGATATTTCAGTAAAATGTCATTTCTTTCTAGAAGAAAACAAATCCATTTCAGAAGGGGAAAAGGTCTAGTAGAAGAGAGATGCCATGGAAGCAGATCAAGCTATCCCGCCTCTTTGTACTTTCTTTACTGATACATTATTAGCTTCCTGGGTGATGTTCAAATTGGATACACAGTCCCTTCTCCCGACAGTGTCAAACATGTTCATTGAAAAGTGTCACAGATGGTCAACAGGATcagaacaaacagttctcaaaagaatagcTAACAATTGACAAAAACACAAGAAGACTCTTCCAGATAACTAATAATAAGGGAAATACATGTCAAAACAACAAGGTATCAGCTGATGCCTAGCAAATTTAGCAAAAGATGGGGCTACTTGATGCTAGAGGGGATGCAGAAAGACaggaattggtccaaccattctggaaagaaatttggaattgtgta
It encodes the following:
- the AGTR1 gene encoding type-1 angiotensin II receptor; its protein translation is MNLNSSTQETIKRIQDDCPKSGRHSYIFIMVPTLYSIIFVVGIFGNSLVVIVIYFYMKLKTVASVFLMNLALADLCFLMTLPLWAVYTAMEYRWPFGNCLCKIASAGISFNLYASVFLLTSLSIDRYLAIVHPMKSRLRRTMLMAKVTCIVIWLLAGLASLPVVIHRNVFFIENTNITVCAFYYKTHNSTLLVGLGLSKNILGFLIPFLVILTSYTLIWKTLKKAYEIQKNRPRNDDIFRIIMAIVLFFFFSWIPHQIFTFLDVLIQLGIIKDCKTIDIVDTAMPITICIAYFNNCLNPLFYGFLGKKFKKYFLQLLKYIPPSFRSQTTKMSSLSYRTSDNLSLSAKKSVACFEVE